One region of Turicibacter bilis genomic DNA includes:
- a CDS encoding AbaSI family restriction endonuclease codes for MYNKLSNQSMSIEDKKREYLIKTLSRTKRKDYENYIINRIYHKLNRLDVKPVTQQYVKRSDGRYALIDLYFPQINYGIECDEKYHLEHDEEDRIRTLSIEEMLDSVEETQGFILRRVKAYESIDSIENQINDIVHEIQTILINRQIKPWVVKLDAAEESIKKQIIRVEDHLEFDKITMIARCFGKNYKGYQKSGIPLGEGYSVWCPKLAVMVEGKAEAVANGWINTLSSDWNYIYEENHKKGDIRYAVGETNQYRIIFAKSKNNLGQNYYRFLGVFQFDKKHSTKSKNVYVRVATEINLTPWLNHSL; via the coding sequence ATGTATAACAAATTAAGTAATCAATCAATGTCTATTGAAGATAAAAAAAGAGAGTATTTAATTAAGACATTATCCAGAACGAAACGTAAAGATTATGAAAATTACATCATTAATCGAATTTATCATAAGTTAAATCGTCTAGATGTCAAACCTGTAACGCAGCAATATGTGAAGCGGTCAGATGGGAGATACGCATTAATTGATTTATATTTTCCACAAATCAATTATGGGATTGAATGTGACGAAAAATACCATCTTGAACATGATGAAGAAGATAGAATTCGAACGTTAAGTATAGAAGAAATGTTAGACTCGGTTGAAGAAACGCAAGGGTTTATTTTAAGGAGAGTCAAAGCATATGAAAGTATTGATTCGATTGAAAATCAAATTAATGACATTGTTCATGAAATTCAGACAATTTTAATTAACCGTCAAATTAAACCTTGGGTTGTGAAGCTCGATGCAGCAGAGGAAAGTATTAAAAAACAAATCATTCGAGTAGAGGATCATTTAGAGTTTGATAAAATTACAATGATTGCACGATGTTTTGGCAAGAACTATAAAGGATATCAAAAAAGTGGAATTCCTCTCGGTGAGGGATACTCTGTTTGGTGTCCTAAGCTTGCAGTAATGGTAGAAGGAAAAGCAGAAGCCGTCGCAAATGGATGGATTAATACGTTATCAAGCGATTGGAACTATATATATGAAGAAAATCATAAAAAAGGCGATATTCGCTATGCAGTAGGTGAAACAAATCAATATCGAATTATATTTGCTAAAAGTAAAAATAATCTAGGACAAAACTATTATCGATTTCTTGGTGTTTTTCAATTTGATAAAAAACATTCAACAAAATCAAAAAACGTCTACGTTCGCGTTGCAACAGAAATTAACTTAACACCATGGCTAAATCATTCACTGTAG
- a CDS encoding class I SAM-dependent methyltransferase translates to MTKTLNYYNQCAEAYNETTLNIEFDSKREMLLKYLQPNAHILDLGCGSGRDSKGFLQNGYKVTAVDGSKELCKIASKNIGQDVICQLFNELDAVNEFDGVWACASLLHLPTNELKQTLKRVEKALKKDGYFYASFKYGDFEGERDGRYFNDFTEVSFSTLLKEFPNLELQEVEVTTDVIPGRENVSWLNVIMKKID, encoded by the coding sequence ATGACTAAAACATTAAATTATTATAATCAGTGTGCTGAGGCATACAATGAAACAACTTTAAATATTGAGTTTGATAGTAAGCGTGAGATGCTGTTAAAATATCTTCAACCGAATGCGCATATTTTAGATTTAGGGTGTGGATCGGGAAGAGATAGTAAAGGGTTCCTTCAAAATGGTTATAAAGTGACTGCCGTAGATGGTTCTAAAGAATTATGCAAAATTGCAAGCAAAAACATCGGGCAAGATGTCATTTGTCAGTTATTTAATGAACTAGATGCTGTTAATGAGTTTGATGGAGTATGGGCATGCGCCTCTTTATTACATTTACCAACTAATGAATTAAAACAGACACTAAAGAGAGTAGAGAAAGCGTTAAAAAAGGATGGCTATTTCTATGCTTCATTCAAATACGGTGATTTTGAAGGTGAGCGTGACGGACGATACTTTAATGACTTTACTGAAGTTTCATTCAGTACCTTACTGAAAGAGTTTCCTAATTTAGAACTTCAAGAAGTAGAAGTCACAACAGATGTGATTCCAGGTCGTGAGAACGTTAGTTGGTTGAACGTGATTATGAAAAAAATAGATTAA
- a CDS encoding CD3324 family protein: MRYVKAQDVLPKDLLKLIQEYVDGEYLYVPRKNGNQKSWGEKSGIKHTLQLRNQDIYQRYINGITIPILAQEYYLSEKSIRRIINEQKRKCS; the protein is encoded by the coding sequence ATGAGGTATGTAAAAGCACAAGATGTGTTACCGAAAGATCTTTTAAAACTGATTCAAGAATATGTGGATGGCGAATATCTTTATGTTCCTAGAAAAAATGGGAATCAAAAATCTTGGGGCGAGAAAAGTGGAATAAAACATACGCTTCAACTGAGGAATCAAGATATTTATCAAAGATATATAAATGGAATAACGATTCCTATTCTAGCGCAAGAATATTATTTATCAGAAAAAAGTATTCGACGAATTATTAATGAACAAAAACGTAAATGCTCATAA
- a CDS encoding FusB/FusC family EF-G-binding protein translates to MNAFLKKEEFNYINKRLQDLSSALRNCNDYNTRDASRDYIQDKILSHLSHLSSEEKLLLDIKDLKDSKQINKFLEELENYVYGMQPVSNAEISKLFKKEKKLKLPPAEAQDTPLVYLGWFDQATKKLFVIYPLNGKLLGMSCRLTEAKVKQTNICALCNHIGPKNEVAFVSPICKRKDTYRSIGFYMCLDSNKCNERITSTKKLESILKDVNNIKS, encoded by the coding sequence ATGAATGCATTCTTAAAGAAAGAAGAATTTAATTATATTAATAAACGTCTACAAGACTTAAGCAGTGCGCTTCGTAATTGCAACGATTACAATACTCGCGATGCTAGCCGTGACTATATTCAAGATAAAATTCTCAGCCACCTAAGTCATTTATCATCAGAGGAGAAACTGTTACTAGATATTAAAGATTTAAAGGATTCAAAACAGATTAATAAATTTTTAGAAGAACTTGAAAATTACGTTTATGGTATGCAACCTGTATCAAATGCAGAAATTAGTAAACTCTTTAAAAAAGAGAAAAAATTAAAATTACCTCCTGCAGAGGCTCAAGACACCCCCTTAGTGTATCTTGGCTGGTTTGATCAGGCTACAAAAAAATTATTTGTTATCTATCCATTAAACGGCAAGTTACTCGGTATGTCTTGTCGTTTAACTGAAGCAAAAGTTAAACAAACGAATATTTGTGCTCTTTGTAATCACATAGGACCTAAAAATGAAGTAGCTTTCGTTTCTCCAATCTGTAAACGAAAAGATACTTATCGCTCAATCGGTTTTTATATGTGTTTAGATAGTAATAAGTGCAATGAACGCATCACTTCAACAAAGAAACTTGAAAGTATTTTAAAAGACGTTAATAATATTAAATCTTAA
- a CDS encoding nitroreductase family protein codes for MEKSHSVRRYLDKKIEESVANELLTYIEECNQKSGLHMQLCLDEPNAFDSFMAHYGSFYNVKKIYCDCR; via the coding sequence ATGGAAAAAAGTCATTCAGTACGTCGCTATTTAGATAAGAAGATTGAAGAATCGGTTGCTAATGAATTATTAACTTATATTGAAGAGTGTAATCAAAAAAGTGGATTACATATGCAGTTATGTTTAGATGAACCAAATGCTTTTGATAGTTTTATGGCACACTACGGTTCATTTTATAATGTTAAAAAAATATATTGCGATTGTAGGTGA
- a CDS encoding MerR family transcriptional regulator: MNSKQVSEMFNLSIDTLRYYEKVGVIPAVTRNKQGYRDYQTSDLNWIFLVKTLRKAGMTIDSLQEFARLAKEHEADNPDVEKKQKQILIDQLEQVEKKLAEIQEARDLLAYKIETYDEHLAKFKNGKILEEDIEKLWELRKN; encoded by the coding sequence ATGAACTCAAAACAAGTATCAGAAATGTTCAATCTTTCGATTGATACCTTACGCTATTATGAAAAAGTTGGCGTCATTCCAGCAGTTACACGAAATAAACAAGGATATCGTGACTATCAGACGAGCGATTTAAACTGGATTTTTCTTGTCAAAACTTTGAGAAAGGCTGGAATGACAATTGATTCTTTACAAGAGTTTGCTCGTCTTGCAAAAGAGCATGAGGCGGATAACCCTGACGTAGAGAAAAAACAAAAACAGATTTTAATTGATCAGCTTGAACAAGTAGAAAAAAAACTAGCTGAAATTCAAGAAGCTCGTGATTTACTTGCTTATAAAATCGAGACTTATGATGAGCATCTTGCAAAATTTAAAAATGGTAAGATATTAGAAGAAGATATTGAAAAATTATGGGAATTAAGAAAAAATTAG
- a CDS encoding aldo/keto reductase yields the protein MMKTVKLNNGVDVPILGFGVFQIEPEHTAQAVKDAIKAGYRHIDTAQSYMNEREVGIGIKESNVAREELFITTKIWIQNISYEGVMKSFTASLEALDTDYVDLLLLHQPYNDVYGAWRAMEELYKAGKIRAIGISNFAVDRAVDLAVFNEVTPAINQIEINPFQQQTEIIAALREEGIAPQAWAPFAEGQNGIFTNPVLTKIGEKYGKSVAQVILRWLVEQDVIVLAKTVKPERMAENINVFDFELTDEDKTAIATLNVGSSQFFSHSDPVMIKQLASYKI from the coding sequence ATGATGAAAACAGTAAAATTAAATAATGGGGTAGATGTTCCAATTTTAGGTTTCGGTGTATTCCAAATTGAACCAGAACATACGGCACAAGCAGTTAAAGATGCGATTAAAGCAGGTTACCGTCATATCGATACAGCGCAAAGCTATATGAATGAACGTGAAGTGGGTATCGGGATTAAAGAATCTAATGTGGCTCGTGAAGAGTTGTTTATTACAACAAAAATTTGGATTCAAAATATTAGCTACGAAGGGGTTATGAAATCATTCACAGCATCACTTGAAGCATTAGACACTGACTATGTTGATTTACTATTACTTCATCAACCATATAACGATGTTTACGGTGCGTGGCGTGCAATGGAAGAATTGTATAAAGCAGGAAAAATCCGTGCTATCGGTATTTCAAACTTCGCAGTTGATCGTGCAGTTGACTTAGCTGTTTTTAATGAAGTAACACCTGCTATTAATCAGATTGAAATCAATCCATTTCAACAACAAACAGAAATAATTGCTGCTTTACGTGAAGAAGGAATTGCACCACAAGCTTGGGCACCATTTGCTGAGGGACAAAATGGAATCTTTACAAACCCTGTTCTGACAAAAATCGGTGAAAAGTATGGAAAATCAGTTGCACAAGTTATCCTTCGTTGGTTAGTTGAACAAGATGTCATAGTATTAGCAAAAACAGTTAAACCAGAACGTATGGCTGAAAATATCAATGTATTTGACTTTGAATTAACAGATGAAGATAAAACTGCAATCGCAACATTAAACGTTGGTTCAAGCCAGTTCTTCTCACATTCAGATCCAGTTATGATCAAACAATTAGCAAGCTATAAAATTTAA
- the tetA(P) gene encoding tetracycline efflux MFS transporter TetA(P), with amino-acid sequence MVNKLSAYKTYLLFSAITAMCFSLVATVMIVYHIETVHLNPLQLILVGTTLEVACFIFEIPTGIVADVYSRKLSIVIGVVLTGVGFILEGSISSFVFVLVAQIVWGLGSTFISGSVEAWIAEEEKDKDLDKIYIKGAQAGQIGSVIGIVLSTVIANLSVRLPIIVSGVLFIILALFLWLYMPENNFKSSAPEDLNTFKKMGYTFKSGLKFIKNKPIIIILLSVTLFYGLSSEGYDRLSNMHFLQDTMLPKLGNLKPVTWFGIFGIAGMILSAIVMHFMEKKLKDDDKNKNGKLLLCINIFYISFMFIFAITKRFNLMLIAYLATSTFRTINEPIFSAWLNGHIDDKARSTVLSINGQINSLGQILGGPIIGIIATNISVSMGIACTSLLVTPVLVLYIVAMIMDKKVVDRVGGIDYEENN; translated from the coding sequence ATGGTTAATAAACTTTCAGCATATAAAACTTATTTATTATTTTCAGCTATTACAGCAATGTGTTTTTCACTAGTAGCTACAGTTATGATAGTGTATCACATTGAAACGGTGCATTTAAATCCACTTCAGCTTATACTTGTTGGAACTACTTTAGAAGTAGCATGCTTTATATTTGAAATTCCTACAGGAATAGTTGCAGATGTGTACAGTCGTAAACTATCTATTGTTATTGGTGTAGTTTTAACAGGAGTGGGATTTATTTTAGAAGGTTCTATTTCTAGTTTCGTTTTCGTACTTGTAGCACAGATTGTATGGGGATTAGGTTCTACTTTTATTAGTGGATCTGTTGAAGCTTGGATTGCGGAAGAAGAGAAAGATAAAGATTTGGATAAAATTTATATAAAGGGAGCACAAGCAGGACAGATAGGATCGGTTATTGGAATAGTACTAAGCACTGTAATAGCTAATTTATCTGTAAGACTACCTATTATAGTTAGTGGAGTCTTATTTATAATTCTTGCATTATTTTTATGGTTATATATGCCAGAAAATAATTTTAAATCATCTGCTCCAGAGGATTTAAATACTTTTAAAAAGATGGGATATACCTTTAAATCTGGTCTTAAATTTATAAAAAATAAACCTATAATTATAATTTTGCTTTCAGTAACTTTATTTTATGGATTATCCAGTGAAGGTTATGATAGACTTTCTAATATGCATTTTTTACAAGATACTATGCTTCCTAAACTTGGAAACCTTAAACCAGTGACTTGGTTCGGAATTTTTGGAATTGCAGGAATGATATTGAGTGCTATAGTAATGCATTTTATGGAAAAGAAGCTTAAGGATGATGATAAGAATAAAAATGGAAAGCTGTTATTATGTATAAATATATTTTATATATCATTTATGTTCATATTTGCTATTACAAAAAGATTTAACTTAATGCTAATAGCTTATTTAGCGACAAGTACCTTTAGAACTATAAATGAACCTATATTTAGTGCATGGCTTAATGGACATATAGATGACAAGGCCAGATCTACTGTACTTTCTATAAATGGACAAATAAATTCCTTAGGTCAAATTTTAGGTGGACCAATTATAGGAATCATAGCTACAAATATTTCAGTGAGTATGGGTATAGCATGTACTTCGTTATTAGTAACACCGGTATTAGTGTTATATATTGTTGCTATGATAATGGATAAAAAGGTGGTTGATAGAGTTGGAGGTATTGATTATGAAGAAAATAATTAA
- the tetB(P) gene encoding tetracycline resistance ribosomal protection protein TetB(P): protein MKKIINIGIVAHVDAGKTTITENLLYYSGAIKSVGRVDLGNTQTDSMELERKRGITIKSSTISFNWNNVKVNIVDTPGHVDFISEVERSLSVLDGAILVISGVEGIQSQTRILFETLKELNIPTIIFVNKLDRIGANFNKVFEDIKKNMSNKVVRLQEVYDVGSKAVYIKKLFDTCMINDDAIDVLSDLDEAFLERYIGGIEPDKEEIQEKLSLYASEGSLYPVFCGAAAIGLGVEDLLDGICSYFPFAGDDCESDLSGVVFKIERTSKNEKKVYVRLFGGKISVRDKIQVPNKEIAEKVKKINRLENGGVVEAQRIEAGDIGILYGLTSFQVGDVIGISNDKIKNISIAKPALKTTISAIDKEKNPELFKALTLLAEEDPLLELEMNDIDKEIYVNLFGEVQMEILSSMLDDLYGIKVEFSNIETIYKETPKGFGASIMHMQEDLNPFWATVGLEIEPAGRGEGLRYISNVSVGSLPKSFQNAIEEAVIKTSKQGLFGWEVTDVKVTLSCGEFFSPASTPADFRNVTPMVFMEALYKAQTVLLEPLHEFELKIPQNALSKAVWDLETMRATFDNPIVIGDEFSIKGLIPVENSKEYKMKIASYTEGRGMFVTKFYGYKEASAEFSKARKKTTYDPLNKKEYLLHKLNAIRD from the coding sequence ATGAAGAAAATAATTAATATAGGAATCGTAGCACACGTGGATGCAGGAAAAACAACTATAACAGAAAACTTATTATATTATAGTGGAGCTATAAAATCAGTTGGAAGAGTTGATTTAGGCAATACACAGACGGATTCTATGGAGCTTGAGCGTAAGAGAGGGATTACCATTAAATCATCAACCATATCTTTTAATTGGAATAATGTCAAGGTTAATATTGTTGATACTCCAGGACATGTGGATTTTATTTCGGAAGTTGAACGTTCATTAAGTGTTTTAGATGGAGCGATACTAGTTATATCAGGAGTAGAGGGTATTCAGTCACAAACAAGAATATTATTTGAGACATTAAAGGAGTTAAACATTCCAACAATAATTTTTGTAAATAAGCTAGATAGAATTGGGGCAAATTTCAATAAAGTATTTGAAGATATAAAGAAGAATATGTCCAATAAAGTAGTTAGATTACAAGAAGTATATGATGTAGGAAGCAAAGCTGTTTATATAAAAAAACTATTTGATACATGCATGATAAATGATGATGCTATTGATGTTTTATCAGACTTAGACGAAGCATTTTTAGAAAGATATATTGGTGGAATAGAACCTGATAAAGAAGAAATACAAGAAAAGCTTTCATTATATGCAAGTGAAGGAAGTCTATATCCAGTATTTTGTGGTGCGGCAGCAATTGGACTTGGAGTTGAAGACTTATTAGATGGAATTTGTAGTTATTTTCCATTTGCAGGTGATGATTGTGAAAGTGATTTATCTGGAGTAGTATTTAAAATCGAAAGAACAAGTAAAAATGAAAAGAAGGTTTATGTAAGATTATTTGGAGGAAAAATATCTGTAAGAGATAAAATTCAAGTACCTAATAAGGAGATAGCAGAAAAAGTAAAGAAAATTAATAGGTTAGAAAATGGGGGAGTTGTTGAAGCACAGAGGATAGAAGCAGGGGATATAGGTATTTTATATGGACTTACAAGTTTCCAAGTGGGAGATGTTATTGGAATTTCAAATGATAAAATTAAAAATATATCTATAGCTAAACCAGCATTAAAAACAACAATTTCTGCAATTGATAAAGAAAAAAATCCAGAGCTATTTAAAGCATTAACATTACTTGCAGAGGAAGATCCACTACTAGAATTAGAGATGAATGACATAGATAAAGAAATTTATGTCAACTTATTCGGTGAAGTTCAAATGGAAATACTAAGTTCCATGTTAGATGATTTATATGGAATAAAAGTAGAGTTTTCGAATATTGAGACTATCTATAAGGAAACACCTAAAGGTTTTGGAGCGTCAATAATGCATATGCAGGAAGACTTAAATCCATTTTGGGCGACAGTAGGCTTAGAAATAGAACCAGCAGGGAGAGGCGAAGGTCTTAGGTATATTTCTAATGTTTCAGTAGGGTCATTGCCAAAATCTTTTCAAAATGCAATTGAAGAAGCAGTTATTAAGACAAGTAAACAAGGATTATTTGGATGGGAGGTTACAGATGTAAAAGTCACTCTTAGCTGTGGTGAATTTTTTAGTCCAGCCAGCACTCCAGCAGATTTTAGAAATGTGACACCTATGGTATTCATGGAAGCATTATATAAAGCACAAACTGTTTTATTAGAGCCATTACATGAGTTTGAGTTAAAGATTCCTCAAAATGCTTTAAGCAAAGCGGTATGGGATTTAGAAACTATGAGGGCAACCTTTGATAATCCTATTGTTATAGGGGATGAATTCTCAATAAAGGGATTAATTCCAGTAGAAAATTCAAAAGAATATAAAATGAAAATAGCTTCATATACAGAAGGTAGAGGAATGTTTGTGACAAAATTTTATGGGTATAAGGAAGCTTCAGCTGAATTTTCAAAAGCACGCAAAAAAACAACGTATGATCCATTGAATAAAAAAGAGTATTTGCTTCATAAACTAAACGCAATTAGAGATTAA
- a CDS encoding sialate O-acetylesterase: MIKSFLMLGQSNMAGRGFIDEVPPIYNERIQMLRNGQWQMMTEPINYDRPVSGVSLAGSFADAWCRENQEDTIGLIPCAEGGSSLDDWAIDKVLFKHAISEAKFAMQTSELVGILWHQGESDSFNGNYKVYYEKLLVIIETLRKELNTPDIPLIIGGLPDFLGKEGFGKNCTEYALVNKELEKFAFEQDNCYFVTAVGLTSNPDGIHIDAVSQRKFGLRYFEAFSKKQHILEQLINENELLELSYSRTYTKTEKMYINSMDFALGKISYDEFMAQVMKINND; encoded by the coding sequence ATGATTAAATCATTTTTAATGTTAGGACAGTCAAACATGGCTGGAAGGGGTTTTATTGATGAAGTCCCTCCTATTTACAATGAAAGAATACAAATGTTACGTAATGGACAATGGCAAATGATGACTGAACCAATAAATTATGATCGTCCTGTTTCAGGAGTCAGTCTAGCTGGTTCTTTTGCAGATGCCTGGTGTCGTGAAAATCAAGAAGATACTATTGGCTTAATTCCTTGTGCTGAAGGTGGTAGTTCACTAGATGATTGGGCTATAGATAAGGTACTTTTTAAACATGCCATAAGTGAAGCTAAATTCGCTATGCAAACTAGCGAATTAGTCGGCATTCTATGGCATCAAGGAGAAAGTGATAGTTTTAATGGTAACTATAAAGTATATTATGAAAAGTTACTTGTAATTATTGAAACACTTAGAAAAGAATTAAATACTCCAGATATTCCACTTATTATTGGTGGATTACCAGACTTTTTAGGAAAAGAAGGGTTTGGTAAAAACTGTACTGAATATGCTTTGGTTAATAAAGAGTTAGAGAAGTTTGCTTTTGAACAAGATAATTGTTATTTTGTTACTGCAGTAGGTTTAACTTCTAATCCAGATGGTATTCATATTGATGCAGTTTCTCAAAGAAAATTTGGCTTAAGATATTTTGAGGCCTTTTCTAAGAAACAACATATATTAGAACAATTAATTAATGAAAATGAATTATTAGAATTAAGTTATTCAAGAACATATACAAAGACAGAAAAGATGTATATAAACAGCATGGACTTTGCATTAGGAAAAATATCATATGATGAATTTATGGCTCAGGTTATGAAAATTAATAATGATTAA
- a CDS encoding PadR family transcriptional regulator, with amino-acid sequence MIPLLILGLLKQNPGSYGYELLSLMEERHYKYIVNFTKGSFYYNLQQLEEKKYIKRIEKLDNTRDTQNYIITELGDKEFERLMQKYGAKTEYVNLSFYGALLFADEYRSEELKKLIETQIEQTKERIFLLEKSLENNDSIPNYFRQMMENSVSHHLVNIKWFEGLLKDL; translated from the coding sequence TTGATACCATTATTAATTTTAGGTTTATTAAAACAAAACCCAGGTTCTTACGGATATGAATTATTATCCTTAATGGAAGAGAGACACTATAAATACATAGTGAATTTTACTAAAGGGTCATTCTATTATAATCTTCAACAATTAGAAGAGAAAAAGTATATTAAAAGAATTGAAAAATTAGATAATACTAGAGATACACAAAATTATATTATAACCGAACTAGGTGATAAAGAATTTGAAAGATTAATGCAAAAGTATGGAGCTAAAACTGAGTATGTAAATTTATCTTTTTATGGAGCGCTATTATTTGCTGATGAGTATAGAAGCGAGGAATTAAAAAAGCTAATAGAAACACAAATAGAACAAACTAAGGAGAGAATTTTTTTATTAGAAAAATCTCTTGAAAATAATGATAGTATTCCTAATTATTTCAGACAAATGATGGAAAATTCAGTTTCTCATCATTTAGTAAATATTAAGTGGTTTGAAGGATTATTAAAAGATTTATAG
- a CDS encoding transposase — MKKYNTEFKSMIVELYKKGRLVKDLSREYGVSEVTIYK, encoded by the coding sequence ATCAAAAAATATAATACTGAATTTAAATCAATGATTGTTGAACTTTATAAAAAGGGACGTTTAGTCAAAGACCTTAGTCGTGAATATGGTGTGTCAGAAGTTACTATCTATAAATAG